One segment of Cyprinus carpio isolate SPL01 chromosome A17, ASM1834038v1, whole genome shotgun sequence DNA contains the following:
- the LOC109084316 gene encoding xanthine dehydrogenase/oxidase-like isoform X2, with protein MFSGTVDIKMSFTVEETKIKLQSTGDDLVFFVNGKKITEKNAEPEITLLTYLRRSLGLTGTKLGCAEGGCGACTLMVSKYHPHQNRIIHHAVNACLAPLCSLHHCAVTTVEGIGSVASKLHPVQERIAKAHGSQCGFCTPGIVMSMYALLRSNPQPSMHDIQEAFQGNLCRCTGYRPILEGYRTFTKDGGCCGGKGQTNGCCMTNGCIEEHVNDNSMLPAQKLYDQSEFMPLDPTQEIIFPPELMSLSIQPQRELRFVGERVLWIQPCSLKELLELKATYPNAKLVVGNTEVGIEMKFKNLLYPVILAPAYIPELNIIQHTQDGIEVGASVTLTVLGDVLRAAVKKLPTHQTEVFEAVLEQLRWFAGQQIRNVAAVGGNIMTASPISDLNPVFMAAGCKLTVMSKGEKRVLEMDDKFFPGYRKTVLKSEEILLSIEIPYTRKGQYFSAFKQSPRKEDDIAIVTSGMNVLFKEKSNIVQSIRISYGGMAPVTVLATATCNRLLNRQWNEELLEQACTSLAEEMSLSPSAPGGMVTYRRTLTISLFYKFFLTVQHKLALDLGMEGVTVEDVRPEYATATELFQLDSPSGVQLYQAVPPGDNSDDVVGHPIMHLSALKHATGEAIYCDDIPCYENELRLALVTSTKAHALIKSIDTSDAMEVPGVVAFISAKDIPGSNLTGPVFNDETVFADDKVTCVGHIVGAIVADTQAHAQRAAKAVKISYEELHPVIVTIQDAIANKSFYQPVRSMERGDVAQGFKDSDHILHGKMHIGGQEQFYLETNCTVAVPRGEDGEMELFVSTQAASKTQALVAKALGVPANRVVCRVKRMGGGFGGKESRSTILSTVVAVAAYTTKRPVRCMLDRDEDMLVTGGRHPFFGHYKVGYMNNGRVNALDVTLYSNAGNSMDLSLSILERALFHMDNSYNIPNIHGTGYICKTNLPSNSAFRGFGGPQGMMIAESWMSDVALSCGLPAEEVRRMNMYKEGDFTPFNQRLDQFTIDLCWEECMQLSDFNMRKEAVEQYNRQHRWTKRGLAIIPTKFGISYTAVFLNQAGALVHVYSDGSVLLTHGGTEMGQGLHTKMVQVASKTLGIPCSKIHITETSTNTVPNTSPTAASVSSDLNGMAVYNACQTLLQRLQPCIDKNPKGCWEDWVKAAYFDRVNLSANGFYKTPDLGYDFNTNSGRAFNYFSYGVAVSEVEIDCLTGSHKNLHTSIVMDVGKSLNPALDIGQVEGGFMQGLGLFTLEELRYSPDGYLYTRGPGMYKIPSFGDIPIELKVSLLRDAPNEKAIFSSKAVGEPPLFLAASVFYAIKDAITVARAESGLTGPFRLDSPATPERIRNACEDKFTKLCPPADPGTFTPWAVQV; from the exons TGGGTCTGACAGGAACCAAACTGGGATGTGCTGAAGGAGGTTGTGGAGCCTGCACTCTAATGGTGTCCAAATATCATCCACATCAAAACCGGATTAT t CACCATGCGGTTAATGCCTGTCTGGCTCCTCTATGCTCTTTGCATCACTGTGCAGTAACAACCGTGGAGGGCATCGGCAGTGTGGCGAGCAAACTCCATCCTGTACAG GAGCGAATTGCAAAGGCTCATGGGTCACAGTGTGGGTTCTGCACTCCAGGAATTGTGATGTCTATGTATGCTCTTTTGAGAAGCAATCCTCAACCCAGCATGCATGACATTCAGGAGGCCTTTCAAG GCAATTTATGTCGCTGTACTGGCTACAGACCTATTCTAGAAGGCTACAGAACATTCACAAAG GATGGGGGATGTTGTGGTGGAAAAGGACAAACTAATGGCTGCTGCATGACAAATGGATGCATAGAAGAGCATGTCAAT GACAATTCGATGCTTCCAGCTCAGAAATTGTATGACCAATCAGAGTTTATGCCACTGGACCCAACACAAGAGATTATTTTCCCACCTGAGCTCATG AGTCTAAGTATACAGCCCCAGAGAGAGCTGAGATTTGTTGGAGAACGAGTGCTTTGGATTCAACCCTGCTCCCTCAAAGAGCTCTTGGAGCTAAAGGCGACCTATCCGAACGCTAAACTAGTGGTTGGGAACACAGAAGTTG GTATTGAAATGAAGTTCAAAAACCTTCTTTACCCTGTGATTCTGGCACCAGCTTACATCCCTGAACTAAACATCATCCAGCACACTCAGGATG GCATTGAGGTTGGTGCATCAGTGACGTTGACTGTGCTGGGGGACGTGTTGCGTGCAGCGGTGAAGAAGCTGCCCACTCATCAGACGGAGGTCTTCGAAGCTGTTCTTGAGCAGCTGCGTTGGTTTGCAGGACAGCAGATCCGAAATGTTGCA GCTGTTGGTGGGAATATAATGACTGCAAGTCCCATTTCAGACCTAAACCCTGTGTTTATGGCAGCTGGCTGCAAGCTGACGGTGATGTCCAAAG GGGAGAAACGTGTTCTCGAAATGGATGACAAGTTCTTCCCTGGTTATAGGAAGACCGTTTTGAAGTCAGAAGAGATTCTGTTGTCCATTGAGATTCCATACACAAGAAAG GGCCAGTACTTCTCAGCTTTCAAACAGTCCCCTCGCAAAGAGGACGACATCGCCATTGTCACATCTGGGATGAATGTATTGTTCAAGGAGAAATCCAATATAGTGCAGAGTATCCGGATAAGCTATGGAGGAATGGCCCCTGTCACTGTCCTTGCCACGGCCACATGCAACAGGTTACTCAACAG ACAATGGAACGAGGAGCTTCTAGAGCAAGCCTGCACGTCATTGGCTGAGGAGATGAGTCTGTCTCCTTCAGCTCCTGGTGGGATGGTGACATACAGACGCACACTAACTATAAGCCTCTTCTACAAGTTCTTCCTCACTGTCCAGCACAAACTGGCTTTGGACCTGGGGATGGAG GGTGTTACTGTGGAAGACGTCCGACCCGAATATGCTACTGCTACTGAGCTCTTCCAGTTGGATTCACCGTCCGGTGTACAGCTCTACCAG GCAGTTCCCCCCGGAGATAATAGTGATGATGTCGTGGGTCACCCTATCATGCACCTCTCTGCACTTAAGCATGCCACAGGAGAGGCGATCTACTGTGACGACATCCCTTGTTATGAAAATGAGCTCCGTTTGGCTTTGGTCACCAGCACTAAAGCTCACGCACTCATAAA ATCCATTGACACCTCTGATGCAATGGAAGTTCCTGGAGTGGTTGCATTTATATCTGCTAAAGACATCCCAGGAAGTAACTTGACAGGACCTGTCTTTAATGACGAGACAGTTTTTGCAGATGAtaag GTGACATGTGTTGGACATATAGTGGGGGCCATTGTGGCAGACACACAGGCACATGCTCAGAGAGCAGCCAAAGCTGTGAAGATCAGCTATGAAGAACTGCATCCTGTGATTGTCACCATTCAG GATGCCATTGCCAACAAGTCCTTCTATCAGCCGGTGAGAAGTATGGAGAGAGGAGATGTTGCACAAGGATTCAAAGACTCTGATCACATCCTGCATG GTAAGATGCACATTGGAGGACAGGAACAGTTTTATCTGGAGACTAATTGCACGGTGGCTGTCCCTCGTGGAGAGGATGGAGAAATGGAGCTGTTTGTGTCCACACAGGCGGCCTCCAAGACTCAA GCCCTAGTGGCTAAAGCTTTGGGAGTGCCTGCCAACCGGGTGGTGTGTCGTGTGAAGAGGATGGGAGGAGGATTTGGAGGAAAAGAAAGTCGGAGCACCATTCTGTCCACGGTGGTTGCTGTTGCTGCATATAC GACCAAGCGGCCAGTTCGCTGCATGTTAGATCGCGATGAAGACATGCTAGTCACAGGTGGTCGGCATCCATTTTTTGGACATTACAAg GTTGGGTACATGAACAATGGAAGAGTGAATGCACTTGATGTGACACTCTACAGCAATGCAGGCAATTCAATGGACCTGTCATTGTCA ATCCTGGAGAGGGCACTATTCCACATGGATAACTCCTACAACATTCCTAACATTCATGGCACAGGTTACATATGTAAAACCAACCTGCCGTCTAACTCAGCATTCAGAGGCTTTGGTGGGCCGCAGGGCATGATGATCGCAGAGAGCTGGATGAGTGATGTGGCTTTAAGCTGTGGTCTACCTGCTGAAGAG GTGAGGAGGATGAACATGTACAAGGAGGGGGATTTCACACCCTTCAATCAACGTCTGGACCAGTTCACCATTGATCTCTGCTGGGAGGAGTGCATGCAGCTCTCAGACTTCAACATGCGCAAGGAGGCAGTGGAACAATACAATAG GCAGCACCGTTGGACCAAGAGAGGTTTGGCCATCATTCCCACCAAGTTTGGCATCAGCTACACTGCTGTCTTCCTTAACCAG GCAGGAGCATTGGTACATGTGTACTCTGATGGTTCGGTTTTACTAACTCATGGTGGAACAGAGATGGGCCAAGGCCTGCATACTAAAATGGTCCAG GTGGCCAGTAAAACTCTTGGAATCCCCTGCTCAAAGATTCACATCACAGAGACCAGCACTAACACAGTTCCCAACACCAGCCCTACGGCTGCCTCCGTCTCCTCCGACCTTAACGGCATGGCCGTCTAC AATGCTTGCCAGACATTACTACAGCGACTTCAGCCTTGCATAGACAAAAACCCCAAAGGCTGCTGGGAGGATTGG GTGAAAGCAGCCTATTTTGACCGAGTCAATCTGTCTGCTAATGGATTTtacaa gaCTCCAGATCTTGGATATGATTTCAACACAAATTCAGGAAGGGCATTTAACTACTTCAGTTATGGTGTGGCCGTCTCAGAGGTGGAGATAGACTGTCTTACTGGCAGTCATAAG AATCTTCATACGTCCATAGTTATGGATGTGGGCAAGAGTTTAAATCCAGCATTGGACATCGGACAG GTGGAGGGCGGGTTCATGCAAGGTTTAGGTCTGTTCACGCTGGAGGAGCTACGCTACTCTCCTGATGGTTACCTATACACTCGCGGACCTGGCATGTATAAGATTCCCTCTTTTGGGGATATTCCCATTGAATTAAAGGTCTCGCTGCTCAGAGACGCTCCTAATGAGAAGGCCATCTTCTCCTCAAAG GCTGTGGGCGAGCCTCCTCTCTTTCTGGCGGCGTCAGTGTTTTATGCCATTAAAGATGCCATCACAGTTGCCAGGGCTGAGTCTGGCCTGACCGGACCCTTCAGACTGGACAGCCCCGCCACGCCTGAACGGATACGAAATGCCTGTGAAGACAAGTTTACTAAACTG tGTCCTCCTGCAGATCCAGGCACCTTTACACCATGGGCAGTGCAGGTGTAA
- the LOC109084316 gene encoding xanthine dehydrogenase/oxidase-like isoform X1, with translation MSMYALLRSNPQPSMHDIQEAFQGNLCRCTGYRPILEGYRTFTKDGGCCGGKGQTNGCCMTNGCIEEHVNDNSMLPAQKLYDQSEFMPLDPTQEIIFPPELMSLSIQPQRELRFVGERVLWIQPCSLKELLELKATYPNAKLVVGNTEVGIEMKFKNLLYPVILAPAYIPELNIIQHTQDGIEVGASVTLTVLGDVLRAAVKKLPTHQTEVFEAVLEQLRWFAGQQIRNVAAVGGNIMTASPISDLNPVFMAAGCKLTVMSKGEKRVLEMDDKFFPGYRKTVLKSEEILLSIEIPYTRKGQYFSAFKQSPRKEDDIAIVTSGMNVLFKEKSNIVQSIRISYGGMAPVTVLATATCNRLLNRQWNEELLEQACTSLAEEMSLSPSAPGGMVTYRRTLTISLFYKFFLTVQHKLALDLGMEGVTVEDVRPEYATATELFQLDSPSGVQLYQAVPPGDNSDDVVGHPIMHLSALKHATGEAIYCDDIPCYENELRLALVTSTKAHALIKSIDTSDAMEVPGVVAFISAKDIPGSNLTGPVFNDETVFADDKVTCVGHIVGAIVADTQAHAQRAAKAVKISYEELHPVIVTIQDAIANKSFYQPVRSMERGDVAQGFKDSDHILHGKMHIGGQEQFYLETNCTVAVPRGEDGEMELFVSTQAASKTQALVAKALGVPANRVVCRVKRMGGGFGGKESRSTILSTVVAVAAYTTKRPVRCMLDRDEDMLVTGGRHPFFGHYKVGYMNNGRVNALDVTLYSNAGNSMDLSLSILERALFHMDNSYNIPNIHGTGYICKTNLPSNSAFRGFGGPQGMMIAESWMSDVALSCGLPAEEVRRMNMYKEGDFTPFNQRLDQFTIDLCWEECMQLSDFNMRKEAVEQYNRQHRWTKRGLAIIPTKFGISYTAVFLNQAGALVHVYSDGSVLLTHGGTEMGQGLHTKMVQVASKTLGIPCSKIHITETSTNTVPNTSPTAASVSSDLNGMAVYNACQTLLQRLQPCIDKNPKGCWEDWVKAAYFDRVNLSANGFYKTPDLGYDFNTNSGRAFNYFSYGVAVSEVEIDCLTGSHKNLHTSIVMDVGKSLNPALDIGQVEGGFMQGLGLFTLEELRYSPDGYLYTRGPGMYKIPSFGDIPIELKVSLLRDAPNEKAIFSSKAVGEPPLFLAASVFYAIKDAITVARAESGLTGPFRLDSPATPERIRNACEDKFTKLCPPADPGTFTPWAVQV, from the exons ATGTCTATGTATGCTCTTTTGAGAAGCAATCCTCAACCCAGCATGCATGACATTCAGGAGGCCTTTCAAG GCAATTTATGTCGCTGTACTGGCTACAGACCTATTCTAGAAGGCTACAGAACATTCACAAAG GATGGGGGATGTTGTGGTGGAAAAGGACAAACTAATGGCTGCTGCATGACAAATGGATGCATAGAAGAGCATGTCAAT GACAATTCGATGCTTCCAGCTCAGAAATTGTATGACCAATCAGAGTTTATGCCACTGGACCCAACACAAGAGATTATTTTCCCACCTGAGCTCATG AGTCTAAGTATACAGCCCCAGAGAGAGCTGAGATTTGTTGGAGAACGAGTGCTTTGGATTCAACCCTGCTCCCTCAAAGAGCTCTTGGAGCTAAAGGCGACCTATCCGAACGCTAAACTAGTGGTTGGGAACACAGAAGTTG GTATTGAAATGAAGTTCAAAAACCTTCTTTACCCTGTGATTCTGGCACCAGCTTACATCCCTGAACTAAACATCATCCAGCACACTCAGGATG GCATTGAGGTTGGTGCATCAGTGACGTTGACTGTGCTGGGGGACGTGTTGCGTGCAGCGGTGAAGAAGCTGCCCACTCATCAGACGGAGGTCTTCGAAGCTGTTCTTGAGCAGCTGCGTTGGTTTGCAGGACAGCAGATCCGAAATGTTGCA GCTGTTGGTGGGAATATAATGACTGCAAGTCCCATTTCAGACCTAAACCCTGTGTTTATGGCAGCTGGCTGCAAGCTGACGGTGATGTCCAAAG GGGAGAAACGTGTTCTCGAAATGGATGACAAGTTCTTCCCTGGTTATAGGAAGACCGTTTTGAAGTCAGAAGAGATTCTGTTGTCCATTGAGATTCCATACACAAGAAAG GGCCAGTACTTCTCAGCTTTCAAACAGTCCCCTCGCAAAGAGGACGACATCGCCATTGTCACATCTGGGATGAATGTATTGTTCAAGGAGAAATCCAATATAGTGCAGAGTATCCGGATAAGCTATGGAGGAATGGCCCCTGTCACTGTCCTTGCCACGGCCACATGCAACAGGTTACTCAACAG ACAATGGAACGAGGAGCTTCTAGAGCAAGCCTGCACGTCATTGGCTGAGGAGATGAGTCTGTCTCCTTCAGCTCCTGGTGGGATGGTGACATACAGACGCACACTAACTATAAGCCTCTTCTACAAGTTCTTCCTCACTGTCCAGCACAAACTGGCTTTGGACCTGGGGATGGAG GGTGTTACTGTGGAAGACGTCCGACCCGAATATGCTACTGCTACTGAGCTCTTCCAGTTGGATTCACCGTCCGGTGTACAGCTCTACCAG GCAGTTCCCCCCGGAGATAATAGTGATGATGTCGTGGGTCACCCTATCATGCACCTCTCTGCACTTAAGCATGCCACAGGAGAGGCGATCTACTGTGACGACATCCCTTGTTATGAAAATGAGCTCCGTTTGGCTTTGGTCACCAGCACTAAAGCTCACGCACTCATAAA ATCCATTGACACCTCTGATGCAATGGAAGTTCCTGGAGTGGTTGCATTTATATCTGCTAAAGACATCCCAGGAAGTAACTTGACAGGACCTGTCTTTAATGACGAGACAGTTTTTGCAGATGAtaag GTGACATGTGTTGGACATATAGTGGGGGCCATTGTGGCAGACACACAGGCACATGCTCAGAGAGCAGCCAAAGCTGTGAAGATCAGCTATGAAGAACTGCATCCTGTGATTGTCACCATTCAG GATGCCATTGCCAACAAGTCCTTCTATCAGCCGGTGAGAAGTATGGAGAGAGGAGATGTTGCACAAGGATTCAAAGACTCTGATCACATCCTGCATG GTAAGATGCACATTGGAGGACAGGAACAGTTTTATCTGGAGACTAATTGCACGGTGGCTGTCCCTCGTGGAGAGGATGGAGAAATGGAGCTGTTTGTGTCCACACAGGCGGCCTCCAAGACTCAA GCCCTAGTGGCTAAAGCTTTGGGAGTGCCTGCCAACCGGGTGGTGTGTCGTGTGAAGAGGATGGGAGGAGGATTTGGAGGAAAAGAAAGTCGGAGCACCATTCTGTCCACGGTGGTTGCTGTTGCTGCATATAC GACCAAGCGGCCAGTTCGCTGCATGTTAGATCGCGATGAAGACATGCTAGTCACAGGTGGTCGGCATCCATTTTTTGGACATTACAAg GTTGGGTACATGAACAATGGAAGAGTGAATGCACTTGATGTGACACTCTACAGCAATGCAGGCAATTCAATGGACCTGTCATTGTCA ATCCTGGAGAGGGCACTATTCCACATGGATAACTCCTACAACATTCCTAACATTCATGGCACAGGTTACATATGTAAAACCAACCTGCCGTCTAACTCAGCATTCAGAGGCTTTGGTGGGCCGCAGGGCATGATGATCGCAGAGAGCTGGATGAGTGATGTGGCTTTAAGCTGTGGTCTACCTGCTGAAGAG GTGAGGAGGATGAACATGTACAAGGAGGGGGATTTCACACCCTTCAATCAACGTCTGGACCAGTTCACCATTGATCTCTGCTGGGAGGAGTGCATGCAGCTCTCAGACTTCAACATGCGCAAGGAGGCAGTGGAACAATACAATAG GCAGCACCGTTGGACCAAGAGAGGTTTGGCCATCATTCCCACCAAGTTTGGCATCAGCTACACTGCTGTCTTCCTTAACCAG GCAGGAGCATTGGTACATGTGTACTCTGATGGTTCGGTTTTACTAACTCATGGTGGAACAGAGATGGGCCAAGGCCTGCATACTAAAATGGTCCAG GTGGCCAGTAAAACTCTTGGAATCCCCTGCTCAAAGATTCACATCACAGAGACCAGCACTAACACAGTTCCCAACACCAGCCCTACGGCTGCCTCCGTCTCCTCCGACCTTAACGGCATGGCCGTCTAC AATGCTTGCCAGACATTACTACAGCGACTTCAGCCTTGCATAGACAAAAACCCCAAAGGCTGCTGGGAGGATTGG GTGAAAGCAGCCTATTTTGACCGAGTCAATCTGTCTGCTAATGGATTTtacaa gaCTCCAGATCTTGGATATGATTTCAACACAAATTCAGGAAGGGCATTTAACTACTTCAGTTATGGTGTGGCCGTCTCAGAGGTGGAGATAGACTGTCTTACTGGCAGTCATAAG AATCTTCATACGTCCATAGTTATGGATGTGGGCAAGAGTTTAAATCCAGCATTGGACATCGGACAG GTGGAGGGCGGGTTCATGCAAGGTTTAGGTCTGTTCACGCTGGAGGAGCTACGCTACTCTCCTGATGGTTACCTATACACTCGCGGACCTGGCATGTATAAGATTCCCTCTTTTGGGGATATTCCCATTGAATTAAAGGTCTCGCTGCTCAGAGACGCTCCTAATGAGAAGGCCATCTTCTCCTCAAAG GCTGTGGGCGAGCCTCCTCTCTTTCTGGCGGCGTCAGTGTTTTATGCCATTAAAGATGCCATCACAGTTGCCAGGGCTGAGTCTGGCCTGACCGGACCCTTCAGACTGGACAGCCCCGCCACGCCTGAACGGATACGAAATGCCTGTGAAGACAAGTTTACTAAACTG tGTCCTCCTGCAGATCCAGGCACCTTTACACCATGGGCAGTGCAGGTGTAA
- the LOC109084317 gene encoding Golgi resident protein GCP60-like — MMEFDRAEHDNDRLEKTIENGITPETPAPCAEAEREDHEEPQKSWSLERNWGFTLEELFKLALKFFKEMNGKAFNPTYEENLRLVALHKQITIGPYDPKACSEIGFFDVLGNDRRKEWLRLGGMAKEDAMEDFVKLLNSCCCLFAPYVTSHKIEKEEQEKRRREEEERLRLEREEQERRRLEEEARRREEEDRRLKEEEQRRKEEAERLQIERQKQHIMAVLNAQTAVQFQQYAKQQYPDNPDQQQLLVRQLQEQHYEQYIHQALRLQQMALQKQPDSNVTQTSEALSAPVSDEAAPACNPNSQSNSLENQEQQTDTKAFHLCVEGKTGDVPIIAPSMWTRPQIKEFKEKVVHEQDSVITVGQGEVLTVRVPTHQDGSHLFWEFATDHYDIGFGLYFEWKDLTVPASTETTETKESTEQVEGEKQAEQSRCPMVHEVVPVSRRDSHEEVYAGSHQYPGQGVHLLKFDNSYSLWRQKVVYYRVYYTK; from the exons ATGATGGAGTTTGACAGAGCAGAACATGACAACGACAGGCTCGAGAAAACCATCGAGAACGGCATTACCCCCGAGACTCCCGCGCCCTGCGCCGAGGCAGAACGCGAGGATCACGAAGAACCTCAGAAGTCTTGGAGTTTGGAGAGAAACTGGGGGTTTACTTTAGAGGAGCTCTTCAAACTTGCGCTGAAATTCTTTAAAG AGATGAATGGGAAGGCGTTCAACCCAACATATGAAGAAAATCTCCGTTTGGTTGCACTACATAAGCAGATCACAATTGGTCCTTATGATCCAAAAGCATGTTCAGAAATTGGCTTCTTTGACGTACTGGGAAACGACAGAAG GAAAGAATGGCTACGGCTCGGTGGCATGGCTAAAGAAGATGCCATGGAGGACTTTGTGAAGCTTCTGAACTCTTGTTGTTGTCTGTTTGCACCATATGTAACATCACATAAGATTGAGAAGGAGGAGCAAGAGAAGAGACG aagagaagaggaagaacGTCTCAGGCTGGAGAGAGAAGAGCAGGAGCGTCGGCGGCTGGAAGAAGAAGCACGACGCAGAGAAGAAGAAGACAGGAGGTTAAAAGAGGAGGAACAGAGGAGAAAAGAAGAGGCAGAGAGGTTACAGATAGAGCGGCAAAA ACAACATATCATGGCTGTTCTGAATGCACAAACAGCAGTGCAGTTTCAGCAGTATGCCAAACAGCAGTATCCAGACAATCCAGACCAGCAGCAGTTACTCGTCAGACAGCTGCAGGAACAGCATTACGAACAGTACATCCACCAGGCCCTGCGCCTACAGCAG ATGGCCTTGCAGAAGCAGCCAGACTCAAATGTGACTCAAACGTCAGAAGCTCTTTCTGCTCCTGTGTCAGATGAAGCTGCGCCCGCCTGCAATCCCAACAGCCAATCAAATTCATTAGAAAATCaggaacaacagacagacacaaaagCCTTCCATTTGTGTGTGGAAGGCAAAACGGGAG ATGTGCCTATCATTGCTCCCTCTATGTGGACACGGCCTCAGATTAAGGAGTTTAAGGAAAAGGTGGTGCATGAACAGGACTCTGTGATCACAGTGGGCCAAGGGGAGGTGTTGACAGTACGGGTGCCCACTCATCAGGATGGTTCACACCTGTTTTGGGAATTCGCCACCGATCACTACGATATCGGTTTTGGGCTGTACTTTGAGTGGAAGGACTTGACTGTGCCAGCAAGCACTGAAACTACTGAAACTAAAGAAA GCACAGAACAAGTTGAAGGAGAGAAGCAGGCAGAACAGAGCAGATGTCCAATGGTACATGAGGTTGTTCCTGTTTCCCGTCGTGACAGCCATGAGGAGGTTTATGCAGGCAGCCACCAATATCCTGGTCAAGGTGTTCATCTTCTGAAATTTGACAATTCCTACTCCCTCTGGAGGCAAAAGGTCGTCTATTACAGAGTTTATTACACTAAATAA
- the LOC109084380 gene encoding coiled-coil domain-containing protein 28A isoform X1, whose translation MFNAADSKMYGLHPTPEEQSTLSPGNLDDTMEEKSKKRKSPKPSSNQPPPPITARKTGAGGVATHSSQRTKYRRGVQNKPRPQSQSGKSNQSARIQHSFLTDVSDVQEMEKGLLSLLNDFHSGKLQAFGNECSIDQMEHVREMQETMARLQFDLYGEVDELPEDQKKSAYDTNMDKLLSNLEELSSSIQKLNLADCQDVPRTSSI comes from the exons ATGTTTAATGCTGCTGATTCCAAGATGTACGGTTTACACCCAACGCCAGAAGAACAGAGCACACTTTCGCCAG GTAATTTGGATGACACAATGGAGGAAAAGAGTAAGAAACGTAAAAGCCCAAAACCGTCTTCCAACCAGCCTCCTCCCCCAATCACTGCACGGAAAACAGGTGCTGGTGGTGTGGCCACACACTCCAGTCAGAGGACAAAGTATCGCAG GGGAGTGCAAAACAAACCGAGGCCTCAGAGTCAGTCGGGTAAGAGTAACCAGTCTGCCCGCATCCAGCACTCGTTTCTCACAGACGTGTCTGATGTTCAGGAGATGGAGAAGGGGCTGCTCAGCCTTCTTAATGACTTCCACTCTGGAAAACTGCAAGCCTTTG GCAATGAGTGCTCCATTGATCAGATGGAGCACGTGAGAGAAATGCAGGAAACAATGGCTCGTCTGCAGTTCGACCTGTATGGAGAAGTGGATGAGCTGCCAGAAGACCAGAAGAAGTCCGCCTATGACACGAACATGGATAAACTGTTATCAAAT CTGGAAGAGTTAAGCTCCTCAAT ACAAAAGCTTAACCTTGCTGACTGTCAAGATGTCCCCAGAACTTCCAGCATATGA
- the LOC109084380 gene encoding coiled-coil domain-containing protein 28A isoform X3, with the protein MEEKSKKRKSPKPSSNQPPPPITARKTGAGGVATHSSQRTKYRRGVQNKPRPQSQSGKSNQSARIQHSFLTDVSDVQEMEKGLLSLLNDFHSGKLQAFGNECSIDQMEHVREMQETMARLQFDLYGEVDELPEDQKKSAYDTNMDKLLSNLEELSSSIQKLNLADCQDVPRTSSI; encoded by the exons ATGGAGGAAAAGAGTAAGAAACGTAAAAGCCCAAAACCGTCTTCCAACCAGCCTCCTCCCCCAATCACTGCACGGAAAACAGGTGCTGGTGGTGTGGCCACACACTCCAGTCAGAGGACAAAGTATCGCAG GGGAGTGCAAAACAAACCGAGGCCTCAGAGTCAGTCGGGTAAGAGTAACCAGTCTGCCCGCATCCAGCACTCGTTTCTCACAGACGTGTCTGATGTTCAGGAGATGGAGAAGGGGCTGCTCAGCCTTCTTAATGACTTCCACTCTGGAAAACTGCAAGCCTTTG GCAATGAGTGCTCCATTGATCAGATGGAGCACGTGAGAGAAATGCAGGAAACAATGGCTCGTCTGCAGTTCGACCTGTATGGAGAAGTGGATGAGCTGCCAGAAGACCAGAAGAAGTCCGCCTATGACACGAACATGGATAAACTGTTATCAAAT CTGGAAGAGTTAAGCTCCTCAAT ACAAAAGCTTAACCTTGCTGACTGTCAAGATGTCCCCAGAACTTCCAGCATATGA
- the LOC109084380 gene encoding coiled-coil domain-containing protein 28A isoform X2 has protein sequence MFNAADSKMYGLHPTPEEQSTLSPGNLDDTMEEKSKKRKSPKPSSNQPPPPITARKTGAGGVATHSSQRTKYRRGVQNKPRPQSQSGKSNQSARIQHSFLTDVSDVQEMEKGLLSLLNDFHSGKLQAFGNECSIDQMEHVREMQETMARLQFDLYGEVDELPEDQKKSAYDTNMDKLLSNTV, from the exons ATGTTTAATGCTGCTGATTCCAAGATGTACGGTTTACACCCAACGCCAGAAGAACAGAGCACACTTTCGCCAG GTAATTTGGATGACACAATGGAGGAAAAGAGTAAGAAACGTAAAAGCCCAAAACCGTCTTCCAACCAGCCTCCTCCCCCAATCACTGCACGGAAAACAGGTGCTGGTGGTGTGGCCACACACTCCAGTCAGAGGACAAAGTATCGCAG GGGAGTGCAAAACAAACCGAGGCCTCAGAGTCAGTCGGGTAAGAGTAACCAGTCTGCCCGCATCCAGCACTCGTTTCTCACAGACGTGTCTGATGTTCAGGAGATGGAGAAGGGGCTGCTCAGCCTTCTTAATGACTTCCACTCTGGAAAACTGCAAGCCTTTG GCAATGAGTGCTCCATTGATCAGATGGAGCACGTGAGAGAAATGCAGGAAACAATGGCTCGTCTGCAGTTCGACCTGTATGGAGAAGTGGATGAGCTGCCAGAAGACCAGAAGAAGTCCGCCTATGACACGAACATGGATAAACTGTTATCAAAT ACAGTCTAA